In the Nicotiana tabacum cultivar K326 chromosome 16, ASM71507v2, whole genome shotgun sequence genome, one interval contains:
- the LOC107802857 gene encoding uncharacterized protein LOC107802857 isoform X1 gives MGTQSSLKPNTALAGVHGVQVVPHSPFALEEIKQRGDLHQPRHESFSVGTRHQLIVQRVWQQRPGCLRPIRCCLHGDSTVAETIANVITSLPFIALGLQAPRKNLHCKLYANSLIGVGIASTLYHSSRGKIRRYLRWADYTMIATATVCLSRALRNENPKLLMAASAVLLPIQPLMVSAVHTGIMEVAFAKRAIQDPELRMAHNVHKMSSLLGGALFIADDVFPETPFLHAGWHLAAAVGVSTCNKLLE, from the exons ATGGGTACCCAGAGTTCACTGAAGCCTAATACAGCCTTAGCGGGTGTGCATGGTGTGCAAGTGGTGCCTCATTCACCATTTGCATTGGAAGAGATAAAACAACGTGGGGACTTGCATCAACCTCGTCATGAAAGTTTTTCTGTTGGAACAAGACATCAGCTAATAGTTCA GAGAGTTTGGCAGCAAAGGCCTGGTTGCCTGAGGCCCATCCGTTGCTGTCTCCACG GTGATAGTACTGTTGCTGAAACTATTGCTAATGTGATCACTTCTCTTCCTTTTATTGCACTTGGACTTCAGGCTCCAAG GAAGAATCTCCATTGCAAACTTTATGCAAATTCTTTGATTGGAGTTGGAATTGCCTCCACTTTGTACCATTCTTCAAGAGGGAAAATAAGACGGTATCTGAGATGGGCTGACTACACGATGATAGCAACAGCAACAGTG tgtTTATCAAGGGCACTAAGAAATGAGAATCCAAAATTGCTGATGGCAGCATCTGCTGTCCTCCTACCGATCCAGCCTCTGATGGTTTCTGCTGTTCACACTGGAATTATGGAG gTTGCATTTGCAAAAAGAGCAATCCAAGATCCAGAACTGAGAATGGCCCACAATGTGCATAAAATGTCATCATTGTTAGGTGGCGCTCTTTTCATCGCTGATGATGTCTTTCCTGAAACACCTTTTTTGCATGCTGGTTGGCATCTTGCTGCTGCTGTTGGTGTGAGTACTTGCAATAAGCTTCTTGAGTAG
- the LOC107802857 gene encoding uncharacterized protein LOC107802857 isoform X2, whose protein sequence is MGTQSSLKPNTALAGVHGVQVVPHSPFALEEIKQRGDLHQPRHESFSVGTRHQLIVQRVWQQRPGCLRPIRCCLHGDSTVAETIANVITSLPFIALGLQAPRKNLHCKLYANSLIGVGIASTLYHSSRGKIRRYLRWADYTMIATATVCLSRALRNENPKLLMAASAVLLPIQPLMVSAVHTGIMEDHLFLLFFFFLFFVFCRLHLQKEQSKIQN, encoded by the exons ATGGGTACCCAGAGTTCACTGAAGCCTAATACAGCCTTAGCGGGTGTGCATGGTGTGCAAGTGGTGCCTCATTCACCATTTGCATTGGAAGAGATAAAACAACGTGGGGACTTGCATCAACCTCGTCATGAAAGTTTTTCTGTTGGAACAAGACATCAGCTAATAGTTCA GAGAGTTTGGCAGCAAAGGCCTGGTTGCCTGAGGCCCATCCGTTGCTGTCTCCACG GTGATAGTACTGTTGCTGAAACTATTGCTAATGTGATCACTTCTCTTCCTTTTATTGCACTTGGACTTCAGGCTCCAAG GAAGAATCTCCATTGCAAACTTTATGCAAATTCTTTGATTGGAGTTGGAATTGCCTCCACTTTGTACCATTCTTCAAGAGGGAAAATAAGACGGTATCTGAGATGGGCTGACTACACGATGATAGCAACAGCAACAGTG tgtTTATCAAGGGCACTAAGAAATGAGAATCCAAAATTGCTGATGGCAGCATCTGCTGTCCTCCTACCGATCCAGCCTCTGATGGTTTCTGCTGTTCACACTGGAATTATGGAG GAccatcttttccttcttttttttttttttttgttttttgttttttgtaggTTGCATTTGCAAAAAGAGCAATCCAAGATCCAGAACTGA